One Poecilia reticulata strain Guanapo linkage group LG4, Guppy_female_1.0+MT, whole genome shotgun sequence genomic window carries:
- the LOC103463818 gene encoding GTPase IMAP family member 8-like, whose product MEEKMGSHPEGTGSATLPEKRIILIGGRWGGKSWSGNTILRGESFECGRARTMKVEVKHGEVEGSRLTMVDTPGWSSSLSLTDIPEGEKQSFKLYPSKCLPGPHVFLLVVPIDTAFSREQRTTLEEHMKLLGERVWRFIMVLFTCGDYLGEKTIEQHIESEGDSLKWLVGKCGNRYHVFNNKDKHDLCQVSGLLEKMDEMMVNNRGAFYKIDEQTLLVITRKQEDVARSAKERRTKAEEQRQQRMKLIPEEKKSIPKLQIILLGSRNAGKTSVGNTLFGLKEQEDGKRTAKSLIRKGFVGKTDVTLVDTPGWWKGFHAHDTPEAIKEEIISSMFLCVPGPHIFLLVIDADASFHNRNLKAATSHLELLGDGLVWKHTVIVFTRGDWLGAKSIEEYIEGEGEALRSLVDLCENRYHVINNKNASDRGQITELMEKITETLAENSWNYFAPDQQLRVDIEERRKRVEEAAMLRQKQVKAMRSSTGSRKRLDMLRVLLLGQKSSGKSATGNTILGKEVFVTCQNEECKVENGTADGRQVTVIDTPGWWRDSSRWTEEADKEMVRVASPSGVHAVLLVVPLNPTFRDPDRVAVEEHMKLFDIRIWKHTIVVFTYGDKLADRSIEEHIEREPQALRWLVDQCENRYHSINNMKKRDKTQVAELFEKIEEIVAGNGGQLFCPDMEETHQRISEKAHRKQLKNVLKRRLASEYQRRELELLLGFKGTLLELQADLRASMGTTKSKSPIADMTNLTAMFTGQWMTDQKKKQKELDSKINQEIERLDKEVLKSSNVLQSSMDVLFPELADHGTTQSIVCSSSDPKVSSSNFNKVLGWLANLHVTTNLDNQLTVNFSDTSGYRSVLSIDYDNDSIVNE is encoded by the exons ATGGAAGAAAAGATGGGAAGCCATCCTG AGGGGACAGGGAGCGCAACCCTTCCAGAGAAGAGAATCATCCTGATTGGCGGCCGATGGGGAGGCAAGAGCTGGTCTGGTAACACCATCCTGAGGGGGGAAAGTTTCGAATGTGGACGAGCCAGAACGATGAAGGTGGAAGTGAAGCATGGGGAGGTGGAGGGCAGCAGGCTGACCATGGTTGACACTCCTGGGTGGAGTAGCTCTCTCTCCCTCACCGACATCCCAGAGGGggaaaagcaaagttttaaacTCTATCCATCCAAGTGTCTGCCTGGTCCGCACGTCTTCCTCCTGGTCGTTCCCATAGACACAGCTTTCTCCCGGGAGCAGAGGACCACGCTGGAGGAGCACATGAAGCTGTTGGGAGAGCGGGTCTGGCGGTTCATCATGGTGCTGTTCACTTGTGGGGACTACCTTGGAGAGAAGACGATAGAGCAGCACATTGAGAGCGAGGGAGATTCGCTCAAGTGGCTGGTGGGGAAGTGTGGGAACAGGTACCATGTGTTCAATAACAAGGACAAGCATGACTTGTGTCAGGTCTCAGGGCTGCTGGAGAAGATGGATGAGATGATGGTGAACAACCGTGGGGCTTTTTACAAAATAGATGAGCAAACTCTTCTGGTCATCACAAGAAAGCAAGAAGATGTCGCCAGGAGTGCGAAAGAGAGACGGACAAAGGCTGAGGAGCAAAGACAGCAGAGGATGAAACTGATTCCAG AGGAGAAGAAGTCAATCCcaaaactccaaattattcTCTTGGGTAGCCGAAATGCTGGGAAGACTTCAGTGGGGAACACTCTCTTCGGTTTAAAAGAACAAGAAGATGGGAAGCGAACAGCAAAGTCGTTGATTCGCAAAGGGTTTGTAGGCAAAACCGACGTCACTCTCGTCGACACGCCGGGTTGGTGGAAAGGCTTCCATGCCCATGACACTCCAGAAGCCATCAAAGAAGAAATAATCAGCAGCATGTTTCTGTGCGTCCCTGGACCACACATCTTCCTGTTAGTGATAGATGCTGATGCATCCTTCCACAACAGGAACTTGAAAGCAGCAACATCCCACCTGGAGCTTCTCGGAGATGGACTCGTGTGGAAACACACGGTGATAGTTTTTACTAGGGGAGACTGGCTGGGGGCAAAATCCATAGAAGAGTACATTGAAGGAGAGGGGGAGGCCCTGCGGTCTTTAGTGGACCTATGTGAGAACAGATATCATGTCATTAACAACAAGAATGCAAGCGATCGCGGACAAATCACAGAACTGATGGAGAAAATCACTGAAACTTTGGCAGAAAACAGTTGGAACTATTTCGCTCCAGACCAGCAACTGCGTGTTGACATTGAAGAAAGACGCAAACGCGTAGAGGAGGCAGCAATGCTGAGGCAAAAACAGGTCAAAGCTATGAGGAGTTCAACAG GCTCCAGGAAAAGGTTGGACATGTTGAGGGTTCTTCTGCTTGGGCAGAAAAGTTCTGGGAAGAGTGCAACAGGAAACACTATCCTGGGTAAAGAAGTGTTTGTGACATGCCAAAACGAAGAGTGCAAGGTAGAAAATGGGACGGCAGACGGTCGACAAGTCACCGTGATCGACACCCCGGGTTGGTGGAGAGACTCGTCCCGCTGGACCGAAGAGGCGGACAAAGAAATGGTTCGAGTTGCGTCTCCGTCTGGTGTCCACGCAGTTCTGCTGGTGGTTCCTCTGAACCCGACATTCAGAGATCCAGACCGAGTTGCTGTGGAAGAACACATGAAGCTTTTTGACATCAGGATCTGGAAACACACAATAGTTGTGTTCACGTATGGAGATAAACTAGCAGACAGGTCCATTGAGGAGCACATTGAGAGGGAGCCTCAGGCTCTGCGTTGGTTGGTGGACCAGTGTGAGAACCGGTACCACTCCATAAATAATATGAAGAAAAGGGATAAGACTCAGGTTGCAGAGTTGTTTGAGAAGATCGAAGAAATCGTGGCAGGAAACGGAGGCCAGCTCTTCTGCCCTGACATGGAAGAGACCCACCAGAGGATCTCTGAGAAAGCCcacaggaagcagctgaaaaatgTGCTTAAGCGACGTCTGGCGAGTGAGTACCAAAGGAGAGAGCTGGAGCTCTTGCTAGGTTTCAAGGGAACCCTTCTGGAGCTCCAAGCAGACCTCCGAGCGTCTATGGGGACGACTAAATCCAAATCACCCA ttgCCGATATGACCAACTTAACAGCCATGTTTACTGGTCAATGGATGACAgaccaaaagaaaaagcagaaagaattGGACAGCAAAATCAACCAGGAAATCGAAAGGCTTGATAAGGAAGTACTGAAATCCTCAAATGTTCTTCAGAGCAGCATGGACGTCTTGTTTCctgaat TGGCAGACCACGGTACAACACAGTCCATCGTTTGTTCTTCGTCAGATCCAAAAGTATCCAGCAGCAACTTTAACAAAGTTCTGGGTTGGCTCGCCAACCTTCACGTCACCACAAATCTGGACAACCAGCTGACCGTCAACTTCTCTGACACATCAGGATACAGATCTGTGCTATCAATTGACTATGACAATGACTCCATCGTAAATGAATAG